One window of Drosophila busckii strain San Diego stock center, stock number 13000-0081.31 chromosome 3L, ASM1175060v1, whole genome shotgun sequence genomic DNA carries:
- the LOC108599772 gene encoding uncharacterized protein LOC108599772: MEPAPVARSLDQPELSNGDSRDSPQHSHYSNLSQSSSSVNSPIAASDSSSPSTSSSSAPHYSEDLRAAAAVQLKPPLKCAAALPPSKEEKQRQNEEIVCMETSTVSTETGSWESVYPQGGTVLGNGQSAPNDTLSNSACFIDASSLRDEDEVNSGFPSLEAAALPPPPELQLAQFHKAFAKCKAPQSAQQLASNSSSDAEQTPLDDDAQTDAHNLSDEEKLWQREQQPAKPVPVPRPLQQQFSVHALSSSPKFTPHQQQQDLSYTTDYSSSSPAHSSLICAPPAATETPHNSLMLHNTGSNHSSIHRDYTLSNSLSHQRDSGAYCSDATDSPQPLALPRTPKRGSRYDEANPIVSGGSAIEDYPKQCDSPSLKRRTEACPIVSGGFALTLPQDEQDEEQQVELRRKVLPSWVVDMSDCRSERRKSSSSSSSLELQQRTRERSDSNSSHKSGCGFYVSLEDMDRKPKEQLSKSYQSPKAANFFVNLSEAQPAPEPEPEPAADKKNIFSMFIDLGEPNKPRSAQRKEPFNLAQRLSSSLHVKREEQSPLKSSASSTETLMAKSQQQQQQSAQQASKSLDYSVNLEQAPAASPLAALRRLPRPLQEPSKRHSWGQEQQAPPPANDCKRSQSMSTNGPQHGLMSIIDKLPIISKASSLSVDSSLSPYDEYSGGALSSCSDEEQPLRGANRRHRRDAQLNETYDKSSSIASVLTEAALSKDLSPASQTDTEELTFQQDEQAALREVQQSQPQAQPLPLLAGNSRSTMETILEAKETASPKKLTNGHTMATLQARIEQQKQLLEDAGSAPPPAPSSFVKLSDMDKPLVKTEHMSRSAGQRESQLRGGSARPHSWAMTRSTGNGAGIQQFASSVDNLRSLSRLFPNFSKQCSNSLPGNMVLESDYIQTDLSADSSLASSFSRSGLDDSSLSCRQPRRLGEDLLKMFLQEIATDMLVEVHGRRIRAHKCILRSRCQYFAAMLAGAGAASAAQSVVSLQGYSYAAVHFALCHIYSGASHPPDGISLMELAALADLLGLEGLKEVTSHALKTNYCHNFHKPCSGCIDGILQVLPVALNHALDDLYRKCLRWTCRHYLKVWPTRQFAQLPPDILGRCRQQIVAYLTSETVLDTVLDCDHLLAQLSAYRWGHICEQLVRDILDAAYGYMGDHFASLIASDSFLSLGHDRSRHIPRLETLLLHTAGALTPEQACRSYQRVTRLNTLLQAKLIQMPVNLGELAKELQGLQEEQLDWQPEYIRLVSALVYAVEQCLIRQCARAMRITAWQRMDLELRKKVQTLARLSEPLDVKRAQAKPVGKVNSFGAGSTRSQELAQIKLAIQAQTKRATTQQSLPHEVETRERPEQRETGNKLMKSNTRAYVPQAQRASSQAATERHSYNLPRRTQSEAPKKSAPVNATVTVTTTVKPAAVAPVAAARLGEVRPRYLEPRKPRSAQPTNAASVGPQRSATSSSIPAARKAQAKKNLHISSSDSSRQSSPAAVRRLGNKSSNMSSDSLAKSGRYASDLRVDSLPESMKSSIITNKTISHESLSSNSKLARVQQLNGHGSNAKRMPNKSTRQLKQSNGSSPSSVQTTKSATSRHSSVSSNLSTRGEIYKRSISVPTNAEAPTKTRSFLSAKSREILAKRAEKNKLQQQQQQQQQQQQQVQQEEQQSKLLRASAGPLRSSSHSAVSSMLRHSMPSNIPTRRPNTLQLRKPITNGSTTNGHAYKSTAQAVKQKLDLLIDAAETQPQSKLERSSTFCKDSADLDISELQIIE; encoded by the exons ATGGAACCAGCGCCTGTGGCTAGGTCATTGGACCAACCAGAGCTCAGCAATGGCGACAGTCGCGACTCGCCGCAGCATTCACACTACTCGAATctcagccagagcagcagcagcgttaacAGTCCCATTGCcgccagcgacagcagctcgcccagcaccagctccagctcagcgCCACACTACAGCGAAGAtttgcgtgctgctgctgcagtgcagctTAAGCCGCCGCTGAAGTGcgctgcagcgctgccgccTTCCAAGGAGGAGAAGCAGCGTCAAAACGAAGAAATTGTTTGCATGGAGACGAGCACAGTTTCTACCGAAACGGGCAGCTGGGAGTCTGTTTATCCACAGGGCGGCACAGTCCTAGGCAATGGCCAGTCGGCGCCCAATGATACGCTAAGCAACAGCGCTTGCTTCATTGATGCCTCCTCGCTGCGCGATGAGGATGAAGTCAACTCGGGTTTTCCTAGTttggaagcagcagcgctgccgccgccgccagagctgcagctggcgcagtTCCATAAAGCCTTCGCCAAGTGCAAGGCGCCGCAGTCAGCGCAGCAACTTGCCTCCAATAGCAGCTCAGATGCGGAGCAAACGCCGCTGGACGATGACGCGCAGACAGATGCACATAATCTCTCCGATGAGGAGAAGCTGTGGCAACGCGAGCAGCAGCCGGCAaagccagtgccagtgccacgcccactgcagcaacagtttaGCGTGCATGCGCTTTCGAGCAGTCCCAAGTTTACgccgcatcagcagcagcaggatctCAGCTATACCACAGACTACTCCAGCAGCAGTCCAGCGCACAGCAGTTTGATCTGCGCGCCGCCTGCTGCTACAGAGACGCCACACAATTCGCTCATGCTGCACAATACGGGCAGCAATCATAGCTCCATACATCGGGATTACACGCTGAGCAACTCGTTGTCGCATCAGCGCGACTCTGGCGCTTATTGCAGCGATGCCACCGACTCGCCGCagccgctggcgctgccacGCACGCCCAAGCGTGGCTCACGCTATGATGAAGCTAATCCCATAGTCTCGGGTGGCTCAGCTATAGAGGATTATCCCAAGCAATGTGACAGTCCCAGTCTAAAGCGACGCACTGAAGCTTGTCCTATAGTGTCTGGTGGCTTTGCGCTTACGCTGCCGCAGGATGAGCAGGATGAGGAGCAGCAGGTGGAGCTGCGACGCAAAGTGCTGCCCAGCTGGGTTGTGGACATGAGCGATTGTCGCTCGGAGCGacgcaaaagcagcagcagcagctccagtctcgaactgcagcagcgcacgCGTGAGCGCAGCGACTCGAACAGTTCGCATAAGAGCGGCTGTGGCTTTTATGTTTCACTAGAGGATATGGATCGCAAGCCCAAGGAGCAGCTGAGCAAAAGCTATCAGTCGCCCAAGGCAGCAAATTTCTTTGTGAATCTCAGCGAGGcgcagccagcgccagagccagagccagagcctgCAGCggataagaaaaatatatttagcatgtTTATAGATTTGGGTGAGCCCAATAAGCCGCGCTCGGCACAGCGCAAGGAGCCGTTTAATTTAGCGCAGCGACTGAGCAGCTCGCTGCATGTCAAACGCGAGGAGCAGTCGCCGCTCAAGAGCAGCGCCAGCTCTACAGAAACTTTAATGGCCAagagtcaacagcagcagcagcagtcggcgCAGCAGGCAAGCAAATCTTTAGACTACAGCGTTAATCTGGAGCAGGCGCCAGCGGCATCACCTTTGGCTGCCTTAAGAcgtttgccacgcccactgcaaGAGCCAAGCAAGCGCCACAGCTGGGGGCAGGAGCAGCAAGCGCCGCCACCTGCTAATGACTGCAAGCGTAGCCAAAGCATGTCCACCAATGGACCACAGCATGGCCTAATGAGCATCATAGACAAGCTGCCCATAATAAGCAAAGCGAGCAGTCTAAGTGTGGACAGCTCATTGTCACCCTATGATGAGTACAGCGGCGGCGCCTTGAGCAGCTGCTCGGATGAGGAGCAACCGCTGCGTGGAGCAAACCGACGCCATCGACGTGATGCGCAGCTCAACGAAACGTATgataagagcagcagcattgcttCGGTGCTGACCGAAGCTGCGCTCAGCAAGGATCTCTCACCCGCTTCGCAAACAGATACAGAGGAGCTAACGTTCCAGCAGGATGAGCAGGCAGCGCTGCGTGAGGTGCAACAGTCGCAACCGCAGGCGCAGCCGCTGCCACTTTTGGCAGGCAACAGTCGCAGCACTATGGAAACTATACTGGAAGCTAAGGAAACAGCTTCACCCAAGAAGCTAACCAATGGTCATACCATGGCTACGCTGCAGGCGCGCATagagcagcagaagcagctgctggaggatGCGGGCAGcgcgccgccgccagcgcccAGCAGCTTTGTTAAGCTTTCGGATATGGATAAGCCGCTGGTTAAGACGGAGCACATGAGTCGCAGCGCTGGACAGCGTGAGTCGCAGCTGCGTGGCGGCAGCGCACGTCCGCATAGCTGGGCCATGACGCGCTCCACGGGCAATGGCGCGGGCATACAGCAGTTCGCCAGCTCTGTGGATAATCTACGCAGTCTGAGCAGATTGTTCCCAAACTTCAGCAAGCAATGCAGCAATTCCTTGCCTGGCAATATGGTACTCGAATCGGATTATATACAAACTGATCTCAGCGCTGACTCTAGCCTTGCATCCAGTTTCAGCCGCTCTGGCTTGGATGACAGCTCGCTCAGCTGCCGGCAGCCGCGTCGCCTGGGCGAGgatttgcttaaaatgtttCTGCAGGAGATTGCTACGGATATGTTGGTGGAGGTGCATGGCAGACGCATTCGCGCTCACAAGTGTATTCTACGCAGTCGCTGTCAATATTTTGCTGCCATGTTGGCGGGCGCTGGCGCCGCTAGCGCTGCTCAGAGCGTCGTCTCATTGCAAGGTTATAGCTACGCCGCTGTGCACTTTGCACTTTGTCATATTTACTCGGGTGCATCGCATCCGCCAGATGGCATCAGTCTAATGGAGCTGGCTGCTCTAGCGGATCTGCTGGGTCTCGAAGGTCTCAAGGAGGTCACGTCACATGCCTTGAAGACGAACTACTGTCATAATTTCCATAAACCCTGCTCCGGCTGCATTGATGGCATATTACAAGTGCTGCCCGTTGCGCTCAATCATGCGCTGGATGATCTCTATAGAAAATGTTTGCGCTGGACCTGCCGCCACTATTTGAAAGTGTGGCCAACGCGTCAGTTTGCGCAGCTGCCGCCGGATATACTCGGACGCTGTCGCCAGCAGATTGTAGCCTATTTG ACCTCCGAGACGGTGCTGGACACGGTGCTCGACTGCGATCATCTGTTGGCGCAGCTATCGGCTTATCGTTGGGGTCACATCTGTGAGCAGCTGGTGCGCGATATTCTGGACGCTGCCTATGGCTATATGGGCGATCATTTTGCCAGCTTGATTGCTAGCGATTCGTTCCTCTCACTGGGACACGATCGTAGTCGTCATATACCGCGTCTcgagacgctgctgctgcatacaGCGGGCGCTCTCACTCCCGAACAAGCTTGTCGCAGTTATCAGCGCGTCACGCGTCTCAATACGCTGCTCCAGGCTAAGCTTATACAAATGCCAGTCAATCTGGGCGAGCTGGCCAAGGAGCTGCAGGGCTTGCAGGAGGAACAGCTGGATTGGCAGCCAGAGTACATCAGGCTGGTCAGCGCGCTGGTCTATGCGGTGGAGCAGTGTCTCATTAGGCAGTGCGCCAGAGCTATGCGCATTACCGCCTGGCAGCGCATGGACTTGGAGCTGCGCAAGAAGGTGCAAACGCTGGCGCGTCTAAGCGAACCGCTGGACGTAAAGCGCGCTCAGGCCAAGCCTGTGGGCAAAGTCAACAGCTTTGGTGCAGGCAGCACACGCAGCCAGGAGCTGGCGCAGATTAAGCTCGCCATACAGGCGCAAACAAAACGCGCCACAACGCAGCAGAGCTTGCCACATGAAGTGGAAACGCGCGAGCGTCCAGAGCAGCGTGAGACTGGCA ACAAACTCATGAAGTCAAATACACGCGCCTATGTGCCACAGGCGCAGCGCGCCAGCTCCCAAGCTGCAACCGAGCGGCATAGCTACAATCTGCCACGACGCACACAATCTGAAGCGCCCAAGAAGTCAGCACCAGTCAATGCAACAGTTACAGTCACTACAACAGTCAAGCCTGCCGCCGTTGCGCCCGTTGCAGCTGCGCGTCTGGGTGAAGTGCGTCCACGTTACTTGGAGCCGCGCAAGCCACGCAGCGCTCAGCCTACAAATGCTGCCAGCGTTGGACCACAGCGCAGCGCCACTAGCTCCAGCATTCCAGCTGCACGCAAAGCGCAGGCGAAGAAGAATCTGCACATCTCTTCCAGCGATAGTTCGCGTCAATCCAGTCCCGCTGCTGTGCGGCGCCTGGGCAACAAATCAAGCAACATGTCTAGCGACAGTTTGGCCAAGAGCGGACGCTATGCTTCCGATTTACGCGTGGATTCGCTGCCCGAAAGCATGAAGAGCTCGATTATAACCAACAAAACTATTTCACATGAATCGCTGTCGAGCAACTCGAAGCTGGCGCGtgtgcagcagctcaatggaCATGGCAGCAATGCCAAGCGCATGCCCAACAAGTCTACGCGACAGCTGAAGCAAAGCAATGGCAGCAGTCCCAGCTCAGTGCAGACCACCAAGTCGGCAACCAGTCGTCACTCGTCGGTTAGCAGCAATCTAAGCACGCGTGGTGAAATCTACAAGCGCTCCATATCCGTGCCCACAAATGCGGAGGCGCCGACCAAAACGCGCAGCTTCTTGTCAGCCAAATCACGTGAAATTCTGGCTAAGCGCGCAGagaaaaataaactgcaacaacaacaacaacagcagcagcagcagcagcagcaggtgcagcaagaggagcagcaaagcaaactgctGCGTGCTTCCGCTGGCCCATTGCGCTCTTCCTCACATTCCGCCGTTAGCAGCATGCTGCGTCATAGTATGCCCTCCAATATACCCACTAGACGCCCCAATACCTTGCAGCTGCGCAAGCCCATAACAAATGGCAGCACCACAAATGGTCATGCCTATAAGAGTACAGCACAGGCGGTGAAACAAAAGCTTGATTTGCTCATTGATGCAGCTGAGACGCAGCCGCAGTCCAAGCTGGAGCGCTCTAGCACCTTCTGCAAGGACAGCGCTGATTTGGATATAAGCGAACTGCAGATTATAGAATAA